One stretch of Nicotiana tabacum cultivar K326 chromosome 18, ASM71507v2, whole genome shotgun sequence DNA includes these proteins:
- the LOC142172728 gene encoding mitogen-activated protein kinase kinase kinase 20-like has protein sequence MYKLKLADFGLSLRIGEGMAYMTGTPLTNRGTLLYAPPESLTHGFHAKAYDIWSLGCTVAEMMTGNRVWICRDTKDLQWQIMNEDPVIPSNVSVIARDFLYKCFINDPLRRWTSEQLLQHPFIQQAMCISNLMPKTQGMIARVNPFCCKIPNAVHEKDFINLLFESNLRIQ, from the coding sequence ATGTACAAGTTGAAGTTGGCTGACTTTGGATTATCGTTGAGAATTGGTGAAGGAATGGCATATATGACTGGAACTCCGTTGACCAATCGGGGGACTCTACTTTATGCACCACCAGAATCTTTGACGCACGGTTTTCATGCAAAAGCTTATGATATATGGTCACTAGGGTGTACTGTGGCAGAGATGATGACAGGGAATCGCGTTTGGATTTGTCGCGATACTAAAGATTTGCAATGGCAGATTATGAATGAAGATCCTGTGATTCCGAGTAATGTTTCTGTGATTGCAAGAGATTTTTTGTACAAGTGTTTTATAAATGACCCTCTAAGAAGATGGACAAGTGAACAGCTACTTCAGCATCCTTTTATTCAGCAAGCTATGTGTATTTCTAATTTGATGCCTAAAACTCAAGGGATGATAGCAAGGGTTAATCCTTTTTGTTGCAAAATTCCAAATGCAGTACATGAGAAGGACTTCATCAATTTGCTCTTTGAAAGTAATTTAAGGATACAATGA